From the genome of Desmodus rotundus isolate HL8 chromosome 2, HLdesRot8A.1, whole genome shotgun sequence, one region includes:
- the ARL5A gene encoding ADP-ribosylation factor-like protein 5A isoform X2, translating into MNEVVHTSPTIGSNVEEIVINNTRFLMWDIGGQESLRSSWNTYYTNTEFVIVVVDSTDRERISVTREELYKMLAHEDLRKAGLLIFANKQDVKECMTVAEISQFLKLTSIKDHQWHIQACCALTGEGLCQGLEWMMSRLKIR; encoded by the exons atGAATGAAGTTGTACATACATCCCCGACAATAGGAAGCAACGTAGAGGAGATAGTGATTAATAATACACGGTTCCTGATGTGGGATATTGGTGGCCAAGAATCTCTCCGTTCTTCCTGGAACACTTACTATACTAACACAGAg ttTGTAATAGTTGTTGTGGACAGCACAGACAGAGAAAGGATTTCTGTAACTAGAGAAGAACTCTATAAAATGTTGGCGCATGAG GATCTAAGGAAAGCTGGATTGCTCATTTTCGCTAATAAACAGGATGTTAAAGAATGCATGACTGTAGCAGAAATCTCCCAGTTTCTGAAGCTGACTTCTATTAAAGATCACCAGTGGCATATCCAGGCATGCTGTGCTCTTACTGGCGAGGG ATTATGCCAAGGACTTGAGTGGATGATGTCACGACTTAAGATTAGATGA
- the ARL5A gene encoding ADP-ribosylation factor-like protein 5A isoform X1 produces MGILFTRIWRLFNHQEHKVIIVGLDNAGKTTILYQFSMNEVVHTSPTIGSNVEEIVINNTRFLMWDIGGQESLRSSWNTYYTNTEFVIVVVDSTDRERISVTREELYKMLAHEDLRKAGLLIFANKQDVKECMTVAEISQFLKLTSIKDHQWHIQACCALTGEGLCQGLEWMMSRLKIR; encoded by the exons ATGGGAATTCTCTTCACCAGGATATGGAGACTGTTCAATCACCAGG agcACAAAGTCATCATTGTTGGACTGGATAATGCAGGGAAAACCACCATCCTTTACCAATT ttctatGAATGAAGTTGTACATACATCCCCGACAATAGGAAGCAACGTAGAGGAGATAGTGATTAATAATACACGGTTCCTGATGTGGGATATTGGTGGCCAAGAATCTCTCCGTTCTTCCTGGAACACTTACTATACTAACACAGAg ttTGTAATAGTTGTTGTGGACAGCACAGACAGAGAAAGGATTTCTGTAACTAGAGAAGAACTCTATAAAATGTTGGCGCATGAG GATCTAAGGAAAGCTGGATTGCTCATTTTCGCTAATAAACAGGATGTTAAAGAATGCATGACTGTAGCAGAAATCTCCCAGTTTCTGAAGCTGACTTCTATTAAAGATCACCAGTGGCATATCCAGGCATGCTGTGCTCTTACTGGCGAGGG ATTATGCCAAGGACTTGAGTGGATGATGTCACGACTTAAGATTAGATGA